The Candidatus Eisenbacteria bacterium genome has a window encoding:
- a CDS encoding XdhC family protein, with the protein MIRAEGSTPREAGAHMAVRPDGSVLETVGGGCGEHEVVRAARGSMASGRAAIVRLDLAGPADSGASPVCGGTMEVLVEPLRTVSDREWLPALVRLREQGRTVFLVRELVESGPVESRVLTVADADGTVVWGGTEASVLSESLRGSGPSVRFIERTKSRGRLLLETIPPVDRMIIVGGGHIGKALAVIASLLRFEVTILDEREEFADRERFPFATEVRHGDPGVILETVPGGETGYFVLVSHGYPTDVRALRTLLRKPTRYIGMIGSRRRVEMVRRALSKDGLEREFADRVYGPIGLAIGSETPEEIAVSIAAEIVAVRNGLGRSAGSLSATRVPG; encoded by the coding sequence GTGATCCGCGCCGAGGGCTCGACCCCGCGCGAGGCGGGGGCTCACATGGCGGTGCGGCCGGACGGATCCGTGCTGGAGACGGTCGGAGGCGGGTGCGGCGAGCACGAGGTCGTGCGCGCGGCTCGAGGCTCGATGGCGAGCGGACGGGCCGCGATCGTACGGCTCGACCTCGCGGGTCCCGCCGACTCCGGCGCCTCGCCCGTCTGCGGCGGAACGATGGAGGTCCTCGTCGAGCCGCTCCGAACCGTGAGCGACCGCGAATGGCTCCCCGCGCTCGTTCGGCTTCGCGAGCAAGGCCGCACGGTCTTCCTCGTGCGCGAGCTGGTCGAGAGCGGCCCGGTCGAGAGCCGCGTTCTCACCGTGGCCGATGCGGACGGGACCGTCGTCTGGGGCGGGACCGAGGCGTCGGTCCTGTCCGAGTCGCTCCGAGGCTCCGGGCCCTCCGTGCGTTTCATCGAGAGGACGAAGAGCCGAGGGCGCCTCCTCCTCGAGACGATCCCTCCGGTCGATCGGATGATCATCGTCGGAGGAGGACACATCGGAAAGGCGCTCGCCGTGATCGCCTCTCTTCTGCGATTCGAAGTTACGATCCTCGACGAAAGGGAGGAGTTCGCGGACCGGGAGAGGTTTCCGTTCGCGACGGAGGTCCGTCACGGAGACCCGGGCGTGATCCTCGAGACCGTTCCGGGAGGCGAGACCGGGTACTTCGTCCTCGTCAGCCACGGGTACCCGACCGACGTGAGGGCTCTCCGCACCCTTCTTCGAAAGCCGACGCGCTATATCGGCATGATCGGATCGAGGAGACGCGTGGAGATGGTCCGTCGCGCTCTTTCCAAGGACGGGCTCGAGCGGGAGTTCGCCGACCGGGTGTACGGACCGATCGGTCTGGCCATTGGCTCAGAGACGCCCGAGGAGATCGCGGTCAGCATCGCGGCGGAGATCGTCGCCGTCCGGAACGGCCTCGGTCGGAGCGCGGGCTCTCTCTCCGCGACGCGGGTTCCGGGATGA
- a CDS encoding glycosyltransferase, protein MRVLILSHNRSDSDDAYNYRLRSLAAALERAGIGASVAYLGDGALGKPTFLHALKIRRVHGIGTADVLHAGSAAAAFAAAFLPRERRGRLVFDMHGDTVAEAELREGAGVLRRLRVFQERIKERAGLRASSRVIVVSEPLAEKVRARGVPSDRVSVVRNGVDLDLFAPIDPPPSREEPLVAYAGRFDAWQGVDNLLYLVSRSGRGFRLRVIGFGDEDRSIEERFVSLSGGQVERIRKTDQKGLIPLLAEADLLLIPRERNGATEVAMPTKFAEYLALGRPVLLTRVGEPAALVEKHRCGIVVESGGEALAGGIRRFAALPPEERRAMGARARALAEREFSWDAIGARYAAFLRELVAEGGRS, encoded by the coding sequence GTGCGCGTCCTCATCCTCTCGCACAACCGCTCCGACTCGGACGATGCGTACAACTACAGGCTCCGATCGCTGGCCGCCGCGCTCGAGCGGGCGGGGATCGGCGCCTCCGTCGCCTACCTCGGCGACGGGGCCCTCGGCAAGCCGACGTTCCTGCACGCGCTCAAGATTCGGCGCGTCCACGGAATCGGGACGGCGGATGTCTTGCACGCGGGGAGCGCCGCGGCGGCGTTCGCTGCGGCTTTCCTGCCGCGCGAGCGCCGCGGGCGCCTCGTGTTCGACATGCACGGCGACACGGTCGCGGAGGCGGAGCTCCGGGAGGGCGCGGGCGTCCTGAGACGCCTCCGTGTCTTCCAGGAGAGGATCAAGGAGCGCGCCGGGCTTCGCGCATCGTCGCGTGTGATCGTCGTTTCCGAGCCGCTCGCAGAAAAGGTTCGCGCGCGAGGGGTGCCTAGCGATCGCGTCTCCGTCGTTCGAAACGGGGTCGACCTCGATCTCTTCGCGCCGATCGATCCGCCTCCCTCGCGGGAAGAGCCGCTCGTCGCGTACGCCGGGCGTTTCGACGCGTGGCAAGGGGTCGACAATCTTCTCTATCTCGTCTCCCGTTCGGGTCGAGGCTTTCGCCTCCGCGTGATCGGTTTCGGCGACGAGGATCGCTCGATCGAGGAGAGGTTCGTCTCCCTCTCCGGTGGACAGGTCGAGAGGATTCGGAAGACGGACCAGAAGGGGCTCATCCCGCTTCTCGCCGAGGCGGATCTTCTTCTCATCCCGAGGGAGAGGAACGGCGCGACGGAGGTCGCGATGCCGACCAAGTTCGCCGAGTACCTCGCGCTCGGGAGGCCGGTTCTCCTCACGCGCGTCGGGGAGCCGGCGGCTCTCGTCGAGAAGCATCGGTGCGGAATCGTCGTGGAGAGCGGGGGAGAGGCGCTCGCGGGCGGGATCCGCCGCTTCGCCGCGCTTCCGCCCGAAGAGCGCCGCGCGATGGGAGCGCGGGCTCGGGCGCTCGCCGAGCGCGAGTTCTCGTGGGACGCGATCGGCGCCCGCTACGCGGCGTTTCTTCGAGAGCTCGTGGCGGAAGGGGGGCGTTCATGA
- a CDS encoding glycosyltransferase family 39 protein, translating into MRSIARDRVLLGILLIAVLLRLVYAFAVFPAIGERLHWKGVDDGYDEIARHVLHGHGFVDRPGDIPNLVTPPGYVYFLAALYFVFGEEVNEGFRIRLVQPFLDGATALLIFLIGMRVFKNRRVALLGSLAWALYPQAIVYNARVAPEVLFVLLLTAMVLFLLRLRSEGRLGDAAAAGILFGLAVLVKEKVLFFPIVLAALVLGLRSLAPARRVLLVLAMFAAAAAVTAPWIARGHRAAGTFVPITLRSGRALNQGMNESFAGADESLVRFFENQPERRWRDLPADSKEREERARESAREENSLVGSALARIVSDPGAFARAFLVKLGAFWYFGQPKVLAGNLLVQVPILLLAIAGYARGWKRFDLLPFLLLTLYMWMIHALTIVRMRYSLPVMPETILVASFFAIRLWERSRAARSPCSAAQSPPRPADPR; encoded by the coding sequence TTGCGGTCGATCGCGCGCGATCGGGTCTTGCTCGGCATTCTCCTAATCGCCGTTCTTCTCCGACTCGTCTACGCGTTCGCGGTCTTCCCCGCAATCGGGGAGCGTCTCCATTGGAAGGGAGTGGACGACGGCTACGACGAGATCGCGCGCCATGTCCTTCACGGCCATGGTTTCGTCGATCGGCCGGGAGACATCCCGAACCTCGTGACGCCCCCGGGATACGTGTACTTCCTCGCAGCGCTCTACTTCGTCTTCGGCGAGGAGGTGAACGAGGGGTTCCGGATCCGGCTCGTGCAGCCGTTCCTGGACGGCGCGACCGCGCTTCTCATCTTCTTGATCGGAATGCGCGTGTTCAAGAACCGCCGCGTTGCGCTCCTCGGGTCGCTCGCCTGGGCGCTCTATCCGCAGGCGATCGTCTACAACGCGCGCGTCGCGCCCGAGGTTCTCTTCGTTCTTCTCCTCACCGCGATGGTGCTCTTTCTTCTTCGTCTTCGGTCGGAAGGGCGCCTCGGGGACGCGGCGGCGGCCGGGATCCTGTTCGGGCTCGCCGTCCTCGTGAAGGAGAAGGTGCTCTTCTTTCCGATCGTTCTCGCGGCGCTCGTCCTCGGTCTTCGATCGCTTGCCCCCGCGCGGCGCGTCCTTCTCGTTCTCGCGATGTTCGCCGCGGCGGCCGCCGTCACGGCCCCCTGGATCGCCCGCGGGCACCGCGCCGCCGGGACGTTCGTGCCGATCACGCTCCGGTCGGGGCGCGCCCTCAACCAAGGAATGAACGAGAGCTTCGCTGGGGCTGACGAGAGCCTCGTCCGCTTCTTCGAGAACCAGCCGGAGCGCCGCTGGAGAGACCTTCCGGCGGATTCGAAGGAAAGAGAAGAGAGGGCGAGAGAGAGCGCGCGCGAGGAGAACTCGCTCGTCGGCAGCGCGCTCGCTCGGATCGTGTCGGATCCGGGGGCGTTCGCGAGGGCGTTTCTCGTGAAGCTCGGCGCGTTCTGGTACTTCGGCCAGCCGAAGGTGCTCGCCGGCAACCTCCTCGTGCAGGTCCCGATCCTCCTTCTCGCGATCGCGGGCTACGCGCGGGGCTGGAAACGCTTCGATCTTCTCCCGTTTCTCCTGCTAACGCTGTATATGTGGATGATTCATGCGCTTACTATCGTCCGAATGCGCTACTCCCTTCCGGTCATGCCCGAGACGATCCTCGTCGCCTCCTTCTTCGCGATCCGCCTTTGGGAGAGAAGCCGAGCCGCCCGTTCCCCTTGCTCCGCGGCTCAATCGCCCCCACGGCCTGCCGATCCTCGGTAG
- a CDS encoding tetratricopeptide repeat protein, giving the protein MRFGLVHAVFWCALALAASPNAPGAASAISDAAVWNDRGIRHFQAEDYRSACTCFETASRLRPDEETIRFNLASAHARLALQIARGRMTRPLYAEAVAEAERAVALVPHHAFFHNVLGFVHQEMRNHEDAFRAFARAAELDPRDGGSRVLLGNAAYELDDLDGAIEEWRRALGLNPEGGEVLDRIEKADRERKLEKSFRTIANERFRIRYDPSFPEAERLAQGMLEILEDARRHVSAELSRRTNGSVTVVVYPPEEFRALTEGHDWTGGLYDGKIRVPFPAFEEREERFRALAIHEYVHAVLYDWTDGRCPAWLNEGLAQVLAGEWDRARAEAARRMARDSSFVPLRDLEESFLRIDRSLVEQAYLESYVVAHWIIDTYGITRLHALLNAFARGVSTEEALRTILRATGEEILREAFEEATAGLALGKVR; this is encoded by the coding sequence TTGCGATTCGGGCTCGTTCACGCCGTTTTTTGGTGCGCGCTCGCGCTCGCCGCGTCGCCGAACGCGCCGGGCGCGGCCTCGGCCATCTCCGATGCCGCGGTCTGGAACGACCGCGGGATTCGGCATTTTCAGGCGGAGGACTACCGGAGCGCGTGCACCTGCTTCGAGACCGCCTCCCGCCTTCGGCCGGACGAAGAGACGATCCGGTTCAACCTGGCGTCCGCTCACGCCCGCCTCGCGCTTCAGATCGCGCGCGGCCGGATGACTCGGCCCCTCTATGCGGAGGCGGTCGCCGAAGCGGAGCGCGCGGTCGCTCTCGTTCCGCATCACGCCTTCTTTCACAACGTTCTCGGGTTCGTTCATCAGGAGATGCGGAATCACGAGGATGCCTTTCGGGCCTTCGCGCGGGCGGCGGAGCTCGATCCGCGCGACGGCGGATCGCGCGTTCTTCTCGGGAATGCGGCCTACGAGCTCGACGATCTCGACGGGGCGATCGAGGAATGGCGGCGCGCGCTCGGTCTGAACCCCGAGGGGGGCGAGGTTCTGGATCGGATCGAGAAGGCGGATCGCGAGAGAAAGCTGGAGAAAAGCTTCCGAACGATCGCGAACGAACGATTTCGAATCCGGTACGATCCGTCCTTCCCGGAGGCGGAGCGACTTGCGCAAGGGATGCTCGAGATTCTCGAGGACGCGAGGCGGCATGTCTCCGCGGAGCTTTCCCGCCGGACGAACGGATCGGTGACCGTGGTGGTCTATCCCCCCGAGGAGTTTCGCGCGCTGACCGAAGGTCACGATTGGACGGGGGGGCTCTACGACGGAAAGATCCGCGTCCCGTTCCCCGCCTTCGAAGAGAGAGAGGAGAGATTCCGGGCGCTGGCGATCCACGAGTACGTCCACGCGGTGCTCTACGATTGGACCGACGGCCGCTGCCCCGCGTGGCTCAACGAGGGGCTCGCGCAGGTTCTTGCCGGGGAGTGGGATCGAGCCCGGGCGGAAGCGGCCCGGCGCATGGCGAGAGACTCCTCCTTCGTGCCTCTCCGGGATCTCGAGGAGTCCTTTCTCCGAATCGACCGTTCTCTCGTGGAACAAGCGTATCTTGAATCCTATGTGGTCGCCCATTGGATCATTGATACATATGGCATCACCCGTCTTCACGCGCTTCTGAACGCGTTCGCGCGCGGCGTCTCCACGGAGGAAGCTCTCCGAACGATTCTTCGCGCGACCGGCGAGGAGATTCTCCGCGAGGCTTTCGAGGAAGCGACGGCCGGGCTTGCGCTCGGCAAGGTACGCTAG
- a CDS encoding site-2 protease family protein, translating into MSNLPPSYRSAGETMEFDPVEGAWIVRPQRKPFPTLHALLFVLTVGSTILAGGFAYSFSLLGILLAHEMGHYLTARRHGIPSTLPYFLPLPSTIFGTMGAVIKMDGRNATRRQLFDVGVAGPLAGVVVAIPITWVGIRLSSVVGEGSFAGALSLGDSILFSALQRLVHGPLPEGQTLLLHPMAFAGWAGLYVTALNLVPVGQLDGGHVLYGLFGPRAARISLVALVAFALLAISTYRYWLVFVFLILFFGYRHPPMLDEEVGLDSPRRWIGAATLALFLLVFTPIPIR; encoded by the coding sequence ATGAGCAACCTTCCGCCTTCCTACCGTTCCGCGGGAGAGACGATGGAGTTCGATCCGGTGGAAGGAGCTTGGATCGTCCGTCCTCAACGAAAACCCTTCCCGACTCTTCACGCGCTTCTCTTCGTCCTTACGGTCGGTTCGACGATTCTCGCCGGCGGCTTCGCCTATTCCTTCTCGCTTCTCGGGATTCTTCTCGCCCACGAGATGGGCCACTACCTCACCGCCCGCCGTCACGGAATCCCCTCGACCCTTCCCTATTTCCTCCCGCTTCCGAGCACGATCTTCGGGACGATGGGGGCGGTGATCAAAATGGACGGCCGGAACGCTACGCGCCGGCAGCTTTTCGATGTCGGTGTCGCGGGTCCTCTTGCGGGGGTGGTCGTGGCGATCCCGATCACGTGGGTCGGGATCCGTCTTTCGAGCGTCGTCGGCGAGGGGAGCTTCGCGGGCGCGCTCTCGCTCGGGGATTCGATCCTCTTCTCGGCGCTGCAGCGCCTCGTCCACGGGCCTCTCCCCGAGGGGCAGACGCTCCTGCTCCATCCGATGGCGTTCGCCGGGTGGGCGGGGCTCTACGTGACCGCGCTCAACCTCGTTCCGGTCGGCCAGCTCGATGGAGGCCACGTGCTCTACGGTCTCTTCGGCCCGCGCGCGGCGAGGATCTCGCTCGTCGCCCTCGTCGCCTTCGCGCTTCTGGCGATCTCCACGTACCGCTACTGGCTCGTCTTCGTCTTCCTCATCCTCTTCTTCGGCTATCGGCATCCGCCGATGCTCGACGAGGAGGTCGGGCTCGACTCTCCGAGAAGGTGGATCGGCGCGGCGACGCTCGCCCTCTTCCTTCTCGTCTTCACGCCGATCCCGATCCGCTGA
- a CDS encoding SDR family NAD(P)-dependent oxidoreductase yields the protein MSARRAWMTGAGRGIGRETARLFAENGWDLYLSSRTEADLEETVRLSARAGVRIVSLPLDVRSPDAVREAVRVIEEDGGGPDAIVLSAGVGSFASLAEVPPDEWDRMIGVNLTGAFLCMRAAIPGMIQKGSGRIVALSSVAARAVLRGSAAYSASKAGLVALANVAREELRGTGVGVSVVSPGAVASSFWDTVESELDRNRMIPVRRIAETILRLAEEPPGAVTEEIAILPPDGIL from the coding sequence ATGAGCGCGCGGCGAGCATGGATGACCGGGGCGGGGCGCGGAATCGGCAGAGAGACAGCGCGCCTCTTCGCGGAGAACGGATGGGACCTCTACCTCTCCTCGCGAACCGAGGCGGACCTCGAGGAGACCGTGCGTCTCTCCGCGCGCGCCGGCGTCCGCATCGTCTCGCTCCCGCTGGACGTCCGATCTCCGGACGCGGTGCGGGAAGCGGTCCGCGTGATCGAAGAGGACGGAGGCGGCCCGGACGCGATCGTCCTCTCCGCGGGGGTCGGATCGTTCGCCTCTCTCGCCGAGGTTCCGCCGGACGAATGGGATCGGATGATCGGGGTCAACCTAACCGGCGCGTTCCTCTGCATGCGCGCCGCCATCCCCGGGATGATCCAGAAGGGGAGCGGGCGGATCGTGGCGCTCTCGTCGGTCGCGGCGCGCGCGGTGCTTCGAGGCTCCGCCGCCTACTCCGCGTCGAAGGCGGGTCTCGTCGCGCTCGCCAACGTCGCGCGCGAGGAGCTGAGGGGGACGGGCGTCGGCGTGAGCGTGGTCTCTCCGGGCGCGGTCGCCTCTTCATTCTGGGACACGGTGGAGAGCGAACTCGACAGAAACCGGATGATCCCCGTGCGCCGGATCGCCGAGACGATTCTCCGCCTCGCCGAGGAACCGCCGGGGGCGGTGACCGAGGAGATCGCGATCCTCCCTCCCGACGGGATACTTTAG